A single genomic interval of Anopheles marshallii chromosome 2, idAnoMarsDA_429_01, whole genome shotgun sequence harbors:
- the LOC128708649 gene encoding uncharacterized protein LOC128708649, with product MKIRGLKRKKIRARRPKVPRKQIKLKWSNRYSRSKQSKTRPVRKPQTTSDDCSSGREAPNHFFETEWLIDNHRNPHDTLYLWELKMLFMQLHKQRIPEYELVPLAHVFANMVAYGCKYTPKLMERVKELGEPVYRKLEKKRTYRTLAPKDILSYDKQQEQEELNSEIRLQLSRLSPIFPAQSLVEIFQNIVVVNNSLKETTEWFERLGSGTISIAISSIAYGVFEVKAYVSNYFITRASGTYQVAYAQCVADLLEILKNYCYQVNYVQRFSYLNYNVERLLDECTHQPAQCYQQYNIGYRLLQKLGWTGGALGSKQTGILEPIKVSGKFDRRGLGARVTVKKTRVKSVIESDCIIDEHFYHVLMEAILIRKPYYDLIFSPEFTEYERILLTRLAVERRLRCETRLSETGQAQFVIKRYPLPPHVVLTYVLVYDHPLVSKYYEVKAPKVLNTD from the exons ATGAAAATAAGGGGTTTAAAGCGCAAAAAAATACGTGCACGAAGACCAAAAGTCCCCAGGAAGCAAATCAAGCTCAAATGGTCAAATCGTTACTCGCGGAGCAAACAATCCAAAACCAGACCAGTACGTAAGCCCCAGACAACATCAGACGATTGCAGCAGCGGTCGGGAAGCGCCAAACCACTTCTTTGAGACTGAGTGGCTCATCGACAATCACCGTAACCCACACGACACATTATATTTATGGGAGCTAAAGATGTTGTTCATGCAATTGCACAAACAGCGTATCCCGGAATATGAGTTGGTACCTTTAGCGCATGTATTTGCGAACATGGTAGCTTATGGTTGTAAATACACACCTAAGCTCATGGAACGGGTGAAAGAACTAGGAGAACCCGTTTATCGCAAgcttgaaaagaaaagaacctaCCGTACTCTAGCGCCCAAGGATATACTATCATATGATAAACAACAGGAACAGGAAGAGCTAAACTCCGAAATACGTTTACAATTGTCACGATTAAGCCCCATCTTTCCTGCTCAATCTCTGGTTGAGATATTCCAAAATATTGTTGTAGTGAACAATTCCTTAAAAGAAACAACCGAATGGTTCGAACGTTTGGGTAGTGGCACCATATCTATTGCTATCAGCTCAATAGCGTATGGAGTGTTCGAAGTAAAAGCTTACGTATCAAACTATTTCATTACCAGAGCGTCCGGTACGTATCAAGTTGCTTACGCACAATGTGTGGCAGATTTATTGGAAATCCTGAAAAACTACTGCTATCAGGTTAAT TACGTACAACGGTTTTCCTACCTTAATTACAATGTAGAAAGATTGTTGGATGAATGTACCCACCAACCTGCACAGTGTTACCAGCAGTACAATATCGGCTATCGTTTACTCCAAAAGCTAGGCTGGACCGGAGGAGCACTTGGATCTAAACAGACGGGCATCTTGGAACCGATAAAAGTGTCTGGCAAATTTGACCGCCGCGGACTGGGTGCTCGAGTGACGGTGAAAAAAACTCGAGTCAAAAGCGTGATCGAAAGCGATTGTATTATTGATGAACACTTTTACCATGTTCTTATGGAAGCTATACTCATCCGCAAGCCGTACTATGATCTTATATTTTCGCCAGAATTTACCGAATATGAACGCATCCTGCTAACGAG ATTAGCAGTGGAGCGAAGACTTCGGTGTGAAACACGGCTAAGCGAAACTGGACAGGCTCAGTTCGTAATCAAACGATACCCACTACCACCACATGTTGTCCTTACATATGTGCTGGTCTACGATCATCCACTCGTTTCAAAGTACTACGAGGTAAAGGCACCTAAGGTGTTGAACACTGACTAA
- the LOC128718057 gene encoding uncharacterized protein LOC128718057, protein MTRSSMKGSTNSETTTVAEQFRNDPVEEPTEANLSWLEETIVKTEIIILPDDLLPTIRCRLCDSPDHVCSPIYNLRGGIELTEKHLEIIYRLSGITITYEQDHASVVCSYCLLKIEEYKVIREVWQMKNKTDHESNVPALQPAATLISYVEKTGMKDATTQTTEHHTFGSALDVRDASTWTDNCEPAQAPVSAPEHIISVTENGDKDCDTQCETIDVEQYCSRRKRKRRRSKCELIEEVMQLVKRRYRLESGATNR, encoded by the coding sequence ATGACAAGGAGCAGTATGAAAGGCAGTACGAATTCAGAAACTACAACAGTGGCAGAACAATTCAGGAATGATCCTGTTGAAGAACCAACAGAAGCAAACTTATCTTGGCTTGAAGAAACTATAGTCAAAACAGAGATCATCATTTTGCCGGATGACTTGTTACCAACCATTAGATGTCGTTTATGTGATAGTCCCGACCATGTATGTTCGCCTATATACAATCTACGTGGTGGAATCGAATTAACGGAAAAGCATCTGGAAATTATATACAGACTGTCCGGTATCACCATTACATATGAACAGGATCACGCATCCGTCGTATGTTCATATTGCTTGTTAAAAATAGAAGAATATAAAGTTATTCGTGAAGTAtggcaaatgaaaaacaaaactgatcaCGAAAGCAACGTTCCTGCGCTTCAGCCAGCTGCAACACTCATATCATATGTGGAAAAAACTGGCATGAAGGATGCTACCACTCAAACCACGGAACATCACACTTTCGGGAGCGCTCTGGATGTACGAGATGCATCCACTTGGACAGATAATTGTGAGCCAGCTCAAGCACCAGTTTCAGCTCCGGAGCACATTATTAGCGTTACAGAAAATGGAGACAAGGATTGTGATACGCAGTGCGAAACGATCGATGTAGAGCAGTATTGTTCAAGAAGAAAACGTAAAAGACGTCGAAGTAAATGCGAACTTATAGAAGAGGTGATGCAATTAGTTAAAAGACGCTATCGATTGGAGTCCGGTGCAACGAATCGCTAA
- the LOC128718056 gene encoding uncharacterized protein LOC128718056 has translation MKITDETSVNVVKLCNLLLRASLPHKPVTKKKLKKRKVQQIWKEETIDETSDNVGQLCNLLPTENLPHEPVTKKKHKKRKVQQIGEEEIIDETSVNGDQFSNLQPTASLSHEEEIKKKKKIEKFREEKTIDETSDNVDKRRNSSPTVDSDNANHETNVLNGDVITEEVPKKKKIKQTMEKNREAEDIDETSFNIDQFRNPFEGEEHWCLRRAFLEKNQQVLSPDELICLAQVYMNVELLGCNYAAETMEMVAKLSEGLGQDYQRAHAFMLKPTCIFASDAAACKVRKLNLSDVVQHNRNLSDNTVVEDTQHPVPGHVLNWLRNDLIIFNNNLQQTMQIFNNLNNDLKMNTSTRSDGNGMFEGLVKVGPIEIAKAVDHSAKHALMKASKNAIEFLSQYCYSLKFKYCPADLDGADVVTKSAIAESPHDRDQEESPSLKLDAENIGFKLLEKLGWSGGSLGVRGDGIVDPVAVDQKEGREGLGLRTEDGSNVKLSRDTIRQMMEDFRDGQTNVQKIVFSSECSKEDRKLIHALANQMKLRSRSYGKEGEEGGRYLVVTRKYQLRPTELLRKILVEKDPFFCQTYDVTYPTELN, from the exons atgaaaattaccGATGAGACTTCGGTTAACGTTGTCAAACTTTGTAATCTGCTACTTAGAGCAAGTCTGCCACATAAACCAGTAACCAAGAAAAAActcaaaaaacgaaaagtacAACAGATTTGGAAAGAGGAAACTATCGATGAGACTTCGGACAACGTTGGCCAGCTCTGTAATCTGTTACCTACAGAAAATCTGCCACATGAACCAGTaaccaagaaaaaacacaaaaagcgaAAAGTGCAACAGATTGGGGAAGAGGAAATTATCGATGAGACTTCGGTCAACGGTGACCAGTTCTCTAATCTTCAACCTACAGCAAGTCTGTCACACGAAGAagaaatcaagaaaaaaaagaaaatagaaaagttTCGAGAAGAGAAAACTATTGATGAAACCTCGGACAACGTTGATAAGCGCCGGAATTCGTCACCTACAGTTGATAGTGACAATGCCAATCATGAAACGAATGTTCTTAACGGTGATGTGATCACTGAAGAAGtacccaagaaaaaaaagataaagcaaacaatggAAAAGAACAGGGAAGCGGAAGATATCGATGAAACTTCGTTCAACATTGACCAATTTCGGAATCCGTTTGAAGGAGAGGAACATTGGTGTTTGCGGCGTGCATTTTTGGAGAAAAATCAACAAGTTCTATCGCCAGATGAGCTCATTTGCCTTGCCCAGGTTTATATGAACGTGGAATTGTTGGGCTGTAACTATGCTGCAGAAACCATGGAAATGGTTGCCAAGCTATCTGAAGGGCTTGGCCAAGATTATCAACGTGCCCATGCATTTATGCTCAAACCAACATGCATTTTTGCCTCAGATGCGGCTGCTTGCAAAGTGCGTAAGCTAAACCTATCGGATGTAGTACAGCATAATAGGAATCTATCGGATAACACAGTCGTTGAGGACACGCAGCACCCTGTTCCAGGGCATGTGTTAAATTGGTTGCgtaatgatttaattatttttaacaacaatcTGCAACAAACTATGCAAATATTCAACAACCTCAACAACGATCTGAAAATGAATACATCCACCCGTTCGGATGGTAATGGGATGTTTGAAGGATTGGTCAAAGTGGGACCCATAGAGATAGCGAAAGCCGTCGATCATAGTGCCAAGCATGCTCTTATGAAGGCGTCGAAAAATGCAATTGAATTTCTTTCGCAATATTGCTATTCGTTAAAG TTCAAGTACTGTCCAGCGGATCTGGACGGTGCAGACGTTGTAACGAAATCCGCGATTGCGGAAAGTCCCCATGATCGCGATCAAGAGGAGTCCCCATCATTGAAACTCGACGCGGAAAACATTGGATTCAAACTACTGGAAAAACTGGGTTGGAGTGGTGGAAGCCTGGGTGTTCGCGGGGATGGTATAGTGGATCCTGTGGCTGTCGATCAAAAAGAGGGACGTGAAGGTCTTGGGTTAAGAACGGAAGATGGTTCCAATGTCAAACTGAGTCGGGATACGATAAGACAGATGATGGAAGATTTCCGAGATGGACAGACTAATGTTCAGAAAATTGTATTCAGCAGTGAGTGCTCCAAAGAGGACCGAAAACTCATCCATGC GCTCGCAAACCAGATGAAATTAAGATCACGAAGTTACGGGAAGGAAGGCGAAGAAGGTGGTCGGTACCTCGTTGTGACCAGGAAATACCAGTTGCGGCCAACCGAATTGCTGAGAAAAATACTGGTTGAAAAGGATCCATTCTTTTGCCAAACGTATGACGTTACGTACCCGACAGAGCTTAACTAG
- the LOC128718058 gene encoding autophagy-related protein 16-1-like has product MAKVQENWRDVIADRLRERNKNESARFADIIHYNNRLFDAAAKLRQENLDLKIDKKIRDSVNATGTGGSSTGFATDVAAITNAQIQSLEKKVLAQQEELTELHKRKGEHSQMVINLNQKLSDLQRLLIEKERLLAEKTALSVSLKEELDELKASHITIKDESLASQLRANAAEDKLRAVQDENTKLLNLLMEYKSRDAEIMNKENDKFVKEKKARIESELERAIRDIPGPSSLGPDLDRFDVDGLPEGVEFKFDAHDGEVNAVRWSPIERIVATGGADRKVKLWDVGKGICEQRGVLVGSNQGINSVEFDTTGSMILAASNDSASRMWSVVDHRLRCLAIT; this is encoded by the exons ATGGCAAAGGTGCAAGAAAACTGGCGCGATGTTATTGCTGACAGACTTCgggaacgaaataaaaatgaatcgGCACGGTTTGCTGATATTATACATTACA ATAACCGACTATTCGATGCGGCCGCTAAACTGCGGCAGGAAAATTTGGAtttgaaaattgataaaaaaattcgGGACAGTGTAAATGCTACCGGCACGGGGGGTAGTAGCACCGGGTTCGCGACGGATGTAGCTGCCATAACGAACGCCCAAATTCAATCGCTCGAAAAGAAGGTGCTTGCCCAACAGGAAGAGCTAACAGAACTCCATAAACGCAAGGGCGAACATTCGCAAATGGTGATTAACCTTAACCAGAAGCTGTCGGATCTGCAGCGGCTGCTGATTGAGAAAGAGCGGCTACTGGCAGAAAAGACGGCACTGAGCGTTTCGTTGAAGGAAGAGTTAGACGAGCTGAAAGCGTCACACATTACAATAAAGGATGAATCGCTAGCTTCGCAGTTGCGCGCAAATGCGGCCGAAGACAAGTTGCGCGCAGTGCAGGATGAGAACACCAAGCTGCTCAATCTGCTAATGGAATACAAATCACGCGATGCCGAGATTATGAACaaggaaaatgataaatttgtCAAGGAGAAAAAGGCACGCATAGAAAGTGAACTGGAACGGGCTATACGCGACATACCGGGTCCTTCGTCACTCGGACCTGATCTAGATCGGTTCGATGTAGACGGATTGCCGGAGGGTGTGGAGTTTAAGTTTGATGCTCACGACGGTGAGGTGAATGCGGTACGCTGGAGTCCGATCGAGCGTATCGTAGCCACAGGTGGTGCTGACCGAAAGGTTAAACTGTGGGACGTGGGAAAAG GTATTTGTGAACAGCGTGGTGTGCTTGTAGGCAGCAATCAAGGCATCAATTCGGTTGAATTTGATACTACCGGATCCATGATATTGGCCGCTTCGAATGATTCAGCTAGCCGGATGTGGTCGGTCGTGGATCATCGGTTAAGG TGTCTAGCGATTACATAG